The following nucleotide sequence is from Bacteroidota bacterium.
ATGATCGGTAGAGTCTCCATCGAGCACCTGGATTTCATATCTATTCTGGAGATAAACGCCGCTATTCCCCCCTTCTTGGGTAGCCAGGAATTCGATGTGCAGGCGAAAGTCGCGGAATTTCTTTTTTGTGACGATGTCTGCCGCACCATAGAGTCCGCCGGCAGCTGAAGGATCCATCGATGACATAGCTGTTCCATCATCCACTGGGTCGTTGACAATTTCCCACTTGATTGGCATTTCAGCTTTAAACCGAGGGCCTTCCCAGTAGACCCAATTTTTATGTAGCATCTCAGCGCTACCATCGAACAACATTTCAGCATCAGCAGGTGCAGTGGCGCCAACGCCAATCTGCGCCAACGCAGGGCCGGCTGTACATACTACAACAAGTAAAAGGGCTACAGCTTTAGGCACAGGGAATCGTTTCATGGTTCTACTAACTGGTGTTAAAGAATGGGTATAAAAAAGC
It contains:
- a CDS encoding DUF1080 domain-containing protein, with the translated sequence MKRFPVPKAVALLLVVVCTAGPALAQIGVGATAPADAEMLFDGSAEMLHKNWVYWEGPRFKAEMPIKWEIVNDPVDDGTAMSSMDPSAAGGLYGAADIVTKKKFRDFRLHIEFLATQEGGNSGVYLQNRYEIQVLDGDSTDHGMAAVINEKAASYAPYNGTGQWNAYDIVFRAARFDKDQRVVNALVTIYFNGEKVHANIPIAKVWGGPFSGLNGGDNKGYGVTDTPGGLKLQAEGHDVRYRNIWIKELDLEIADTDF